In Desulfomicrobium apsheronum, a single window of DNA contains:
- the prmA gene encoding 50S ribosomal protein L11 methyltransferase produces MSNKLARLALAFAPENEDLVIGLLFLHTPWGWEDGGTKDGLRHLTVHFDRPEQSAETEAALQAACPEVRLERASVDNADWTSAWKKYFTPIPIGSRFVVLPAWLKDEPCTAQPILIEPKMAFGTGHHQTTALCLEALDRLATEGVLTAGQSFLDLGTGSGILGIAAVKLGLVGQGLDIDPVAIDNARENAALNAVEGAFKTATGSVTDIPAEQRFDCILANILANPLIDMAEDISARLARPGVLILSGILREQADRVVQAYVGQGLAAPEITYSGEWTLLVFRT; encoded by the coding sequence ATGTCAAACAAACTCGCCCGCCTTGCCCTCGCCTTTGCCCCGGAAAACGAGGATCTTGTCATCGGACTGCTGTTTCTGCACACCCCGTGGGGCTGGGAGGACGGCGGCACAAAGGACGGCCTGCGCCACCTGACCGTGCATTTCGATCGGCCGGAGCAGTCCGCCGAGACCGAGGCCGCGCTTCAGGCCGCGTGTCCCGAGGTGCGGCTCGAAAGGGCCAGCGTGGACAACGCGGACTGGACCAGCGCCTGGAAAAAATACTTCACGCCCATCCCCATCGGATCGCGGTTCGTGGTTCTGCCTGCCTGGCTCAAGGACGAGCCCTGCACGGCCCAGCCCATTCTGATCGAGCCCAAGATGGCCTTCGGGACGGGACACCACCAGACCACGGCCCTGTGCCTTGAGGCATTGGATCGCCTGGCGACGGAGGGCGTGCTGACGGCGGGGCAGTCCTTCCTTGATCTGGGCACGGGCTCGGGTATTCTGGGCATCGCCGCCGTCAAGCTCGGGCTCGTCGGCCAGGGCCTGGACATCGACCCCGTGGCCATCGACAACGCCCGCGAAAACGCGGCCCTGAACGCGGTGGAAGGCGCTTTCAAAACCGCCACCGGAAGCGTCACGGACATCCCTGCGGAGCAGCGCTTTGATTGCATTCTGGCCAACATCCTGGCCAATCCGCTCATCGACATGGCCGAGGACATCAGCGCCCGTCTGGCCCGGCCGGGGGTGCTCATCCTGTCCGGCATCCTGCGCGAGCAGGCGGACCGCGTCGTGCAGGCCTATGTCGGGCAGGGGCTTGCGGCTCCCGAGATTACCTACTCCGGGGAATGGACCCTGCTCGTCTTTCGAACATGA
- a CDS encoding aspartate aminotransferase family protein has protein sequence MNSEDIKQGEASALCRTYARYPLAVSRAEGTKLYTPEGRVYTDLLAGIAVCNLGHSHPELVEVIRAQAGKLIHVSNLFYQEEQVALAKSLLGTSHLQRVFFCNSGAEANEGAIKLARRYMREGRGEERYEIITLSGSFHGRTLATLTATGQDKIKTGFGPLPEGFITVPFADLEAMEAAMNERTAAVLIEMIQGEGGVKPLPEDYVRGLAALCAAKGVLLIVDEIQTGVGRTGKFWAHQHAGLKPDIVTVAKGLAGGLPMGAVMCTEEVSKGFPPGSHGTTFGGNALISAVASKVIEIIERDDLCGRAARMGDWLRGRLEGLRSRFPEKIAEVRVHGLMVGIELTHPGAEVWKELLGQGFVLNLTQDTVLRLLPPLVITEEELEAFCLALESILAKG, from the coding sequence ATGAACAGCGAAGATATAAAACAAGGCGAAGCCTCGGCCCTGTGCCGGACCTATGCACGTTATCCCCTGGCCGTAAGCCGGGCCGAGGGGACCAAGCTCTACACCCCCGAGGGGCGCGTCTACACCGATCTTCTGGCGGGCATCGCAGTATGCAATCTGGGACATTCCCATCCCGAACTGGTTGAAGTCATCCGCGCCCAGGCAGGCAAACTCATCCACGTCTCCAATCTTTTCTATCAGGAAGAGCAGGTCGCCCTGGCCAAAAGCCTGCTAGGCACCTCGCACCTGCAACGGGTCTTTTTCTGCAATTCCGGCGCCGAGGCCAACGAGGGTGCCATCAAGCTGGCCCGGCGCTACATGCGCGAGGGCCGGGGCGAGGAGCGCTACGAGATCATCACCCTGAGCGGTTCCTTCCATGGCCGGACCCTGGCCACCCTTACGGCCACGGGGCAGGACAAGATCAAGACTGGGTTCGGGCCGCTGCCCGAGGGTTTCATCACCGTGCCCTTTGCCGATCTGGAGGCCATGGAGGCGGCCATGAACGAGCGGACAGCGGCGGTGCTGATCGAGATGATCCAGGGCGAGGGCGGGGTCAAACCCCTGCCCGAAGATTACGTCCGTGGGCTGGCCGCGCTTTGCGCCGCCAAGGGCGTGCTGCTGATTGTCGATGAAATCCAGACCGGCGTGGGCCGGACCGGAAAATTCTGGGCGCACCAGCATGCGGGCCTCAAGCCGGATATCGTCACCGTGGCCAAGGGCCTGGCCGGGGGCCTGCCCATGGGCGCGGTCATGTGCACCGAAGAGGTCTCCAAAGGATTTCCTCCGGGCAGCCATGGAACGACCTTCGGCGGCAACGCGCTTATCTCTGCCGTGGCGTCCAAGGTTATCGAGATCATCGAACGCGACGATCTCTGCGGCCGGGCCGCGCGCATGGGCGACTGGCTGCGCGGGCGGCTGGAAGGGCTCAGGAGCAGGTTTCCGGAGAAGATCGCCGAGGTGCGGGTGCATGGCCTGATGGTCGGCATCGAATTGACGCATCCCGGGGCCGAGGTCTGGAAGGAACTGCTCGGGCAGGGCTTTGTCCTGAACCTGACCCAGGACACGGTGCTGCGTCTGCTGCCGCCGCTGGTCATAACCGAGGAGGAGCTTGAGGCATTCTGCTTGGCTTTGGAATCCATCCTGGCCAAAGGCTAG
- a CDS encoding endonuclease III domain-containing protein: protein MNREAVLLGYYRAMQAELGPSRWWPGDTSFEIALGAILTQNTAWANVEKAMHNLRESGLLEPGALARLNDDEVAALIRPAGAFRVKAVRVRNFLNFLHEKCDLDMDGLRGETVEGLRPALLEVSGIGPETADSILLYALGLPSFVVDAYTRRILGRHGLIPEDIGYGELRDFFMDVLPPDVALYNEYHALIVRTGKNWCAKKAGKCASCPLAVFLEEFSPLTCVGKSIIPHP, encoded by the coding sequence ATGAACCGGGAAGCCGTGCTGCTCGGCTACTACCGTGCGATGCAGGCCGAGCTGGGCCCAAGCCGGTGGTGGCCGGGAGACACGTCTTTTGAAATCGCGCTTGGCGCCATTTTGACCCAAAACACGGCCTGGGCCAACGTGGAGAAAGCGATGCACAACCTGCGCGAATCCGGCCTGCTCGAACCCGGGGCGCTCGCCCGGTTGAACGACGATGAGGTCGCGGCGCTCATTCGCCCGGCCGGGGCCTTTCGGGTCAAGGCGGTGCGGGTGCGCAATTTTCTGAATTTCCTGCACGAAAAATGCGATCTGGACATGGATGGATTGCGCGGCGAGACGGTGGAAGGGCTGCGCCCGGCTCTGCTCGAGGTTTCCGGCATTGGTCCGGAGACGGCTGATTCCATCCTGCTCTATGCGCTCGGCCTGCCGTCCTTTGTGGTCGACGCGTATACGCGGCGCATCCTGGGCAGGCACGGGCTGATCCCCGAAGACATCGGGTACGGGGAGCTGCGCGATTTTTTCATGGATGTCCTGCCGCCGGATGTGGCTTTATATAATGAATACCACGCCCTCATCGTGCGTACGGGCAAGAATTGGTGCGCAAAGAAGGCGGGAAAATGCGCGAGCTGTCCCCTGGCGGTGTTTCTGGAAGAGTTCAGCCCCTTGACCTGCGTGGGAAAAAGCATCATCCCTCACCCATGA